The genomic stretch CCCGCGCCAAACGAGCTTTCTCGCGCCCCTTTTCCATTCTTAGAGTGCGGTCGGCCATCTCGCGCCACGCAGCTTCAGACCGAAGTGCGCGAAGCCTGGCGTTCTCCAGTGTAGCCTCGCCGGCCTCTATGGCAGCCGCGTCTGCTTGCGCGGTCTGAAAATCATAGTTCTGGGACATTACCGTCACTCCTTAAAGTCGAAAAAGGGGAGCTCCGGACCGCATTTGCATGCAATCCGGAGCCAGAAACCTCTCAATCGGCGGCGGACAGGTTCACGGCGCTGGCCTGGCCATTGCTGCCAGTCTCGACCTCGTAATTGAGGCGCTGGTCCTTATCGAGCGTTGTCATGCCCGCCGCTTGGACCGCGGAGATGTGCACGAAGCTGTCGGCGGAGCCGTCATCGGGCTGGATGAAGCCATAGCCCTTGTCGCCAATGAAGAATTTTACTGTACCGGTAGTCATATTCGTTTCCTTTCAAGAAACGGTCGTGTTCGGCGCGCGAGATTGCGAGCCGGGGTCGTGCGTCAAGTCGTCAATTGAAAGGAGGTCGTCATATCCAAGGCGGAAAAATCGGAATATTCCGGTTTCCTAACCAGATGTCGATATCCGTCGAAATTTAACGCGAGCAGATTTGGTCGGGCATTCTTCTTGCGAACTATAAGGTCGCTTCGGAGCCCGCTTTCGTCAGAACCAAATTGGCAAACTGGGCTTTGCTCCAGGCACAGGCTGCGGCGGCGCCGAGTCCATGCTGGAAATCGCTGATACGACCTGCGATGTGTGAAGCGTTCGCAAGTTTTGCCAGGCGGTCGTCATCGTTTGCGGCACCATCGGCACCCATGAGGGCTCGCTGGTGCTCGGCATATTGCAGGTTCAGGTCCATGTCAGTTCTCCGGATGTGGCGGGAATGCTGATGCATGGCCGCGGGTAATGATTGTCACCTAGTCGATCATAGTGGCGACGAGACGTCGCAACTCGGCGGTCGGCATATGACTGAATTTTGTCCGGTCACGGTCCGCGCCATTTGCATGTATCTCGCCATAGCGCGGCGAAAGTTTGGGGCGCGACGTATCGCGCAGGTTCATTGCATTCATTTTTCTTATGTTCGGCAGGTTCTTCCCGCCGCCTTCTTGAAAGTCTCAGCGCCTGTATCCGCGCTTGCGAGCACCGGCGGGTCCTTGCCCGGGTGTTCGTTCGCGAAAGACGATCCGGCCCTTGGTCAGATCATAGGGCGTCAATTCGACATGTACGCGGTCTCCAACGACCGAGCGGATACGGTAACGACGCATCTTCCCTGCTGTGTAGCAGATCAGACGATGCTCATTATCGAGAGTGACGCCGAAGCGGCCATCGGGCAGGATCTCGTTGATCTCGCCCTCCATCACAATGAGCTCCTTCTACGCCAATACATCATCCTCGCGTACGAAAAATCATCCGCGCGGACGAATTCCGCTGCGGAGCCAGGTAGGATGAAATGGAAGTGGTGCCGATCTCGCGCTTGGGCGCTCATTGCGGCAATCATAATCCGTCGCAAACGAAGTTAGGCAATATCTATATAGCAGCGTGCAAAAAAATTACAATGGTGCTGGTCAAATGGTTTGGAAATTGTCGCATGTGTTGACGTGACCCGCTCTGACCGGATCGCACTCATCGAGCTTCAGACTGACGCCGATGCTCGGCCAGCGCATCCTCCAGACTGGAATATCTGTATGGGCCGACACGGTATTGGGTGACAGTCACCGCAGTGACTCCTTCGGGCAATACAGGCGATGGAATGGGTTTGACCGAGCCACCCTCGTTTTCCCACTCGTTTGTCGCCTGAGCCTTGCTGACTCGCGCTTCGGGAACCGGGCTCATAGTTATTGGAACCTTCCCGATGGCAGCTGATCCCCTCGCATGCGAATCCAGGGCGGAAGAGCCGAGGTTCGAGCTGCCCGGATACGCTTTTCATAGTAGCCGACCAGATCAAAATAGGTCTTCCGATCTTCCAACGAGCCCGGCCGAGCCGCATTGGTCTTCGCAAGCTCGTAATTAAAAATCAGCTGATCGAGCGTCATGGCGAACTCCTCTCGCACCGTACAGAAATGGCAGCCGAGGTTTCTAGGCCCCGGCTGGCTTTCACAAGCTAGCCCTGCTGGGAGCGCGCCTGTTCCTCCTGTACGCTCTCAGCTTCGCCCTGCTGCGGCTGCAGGTTGATGGCCCGCTTGTTTCCGCCGTCGACTTCGCTGGTGTCGTAACCGTAGCGCTGATCGACGCTGGGCTCCTGTGCTTCCTGCTGCAGATCCTTCCGACCGAACGGCAGCGCGTCGCCGCCCTTATCCGGGGTGATCATGCCGGTGCCCTTGCCACTGTCGTAGCTCTTGATCTTGCCGAAATGTGTCATGTCATGTCCTTCAGTTTGAATGCAGCGCGCCAGAATTGGACCGGCTGCGACTAAGAGGCGAAACTGAAGGAGGTGGCTTCTGGAAACTGGAAGCCTAAGACCGTCGATTGCGACTGGTAGCTTAGCTCAAGATGGGAAGTCATTGTTGGCATACAAGCCTAAACTGAAAACAGATTAGTAGCGAAGGTCAGCAAGAAGATGCCAAAGGATCGACGTGCGCTTCTGGGGCGCTCGCCGACAAGAGCTGCCAGTCCGCTACCGGC from Qipengyuania profundimaris encodes the following:
- a CDS encoding cold-shock protein, with product MTTGTVKFFIGDKGYGFIQPDDGSADSFVHISAVQAAGMTTLDKDQRLNYEVETGSNGQASAVNLSAAD
- the infA gene encoding translation initiation factor IF-1, yielding MEGEINEILPDGRFGVTLDNEHRLICYTAGKMRRYRIRSVVGDRVHVELTPYDLTKGRIVFRERTPGQGPAGARKRGYRR
- a CDS encoding cold-shock protein, coding for MTHFGKIKSYDSGKGTGMITPDKGGDALPFGRKDLQQEAQEPSVDQRYGYDTSEVDGGNKRAINLQPQQGEAESVQEEQARSQQG